The following are encoded together in the Bradyrhizobium algeriense genome:
- a CDS encoding helix-turn-helix domain-containing protein, giving the protein MSSNTRAKMVAGAADLMSRRGVNATSMREVVRHTGTPRGSIGHHFPRGKQQLIEDALVFAGKQVSGPLEHLTQSRGAVAGLRAFIALWRQTLERTKYQAGCPVLAVSVEQYVNDATEKDGEPDEAAQQRLLDLANGVFADWQRIMFAALGREGVAPARARRLAALVIASTEGTVAMCRAARSAQPLDDVRQELELVLSSALDK; this is encoded by the coding sequence ATGTCGTCCAATACCCGCGCAAAAATGGTGGCAGGCGCCGCCGACCTGATGAGCCGGCGTGGCGTGAACGCCACCAGCATGCGCGAGGTGGTCCGCCATACCGGCACGCCGCGGGGCTCGATCGGCCATCACTTTCCGCGCGGCAAGCAGCAGCTGATCGAGGACGCGCTGGTGTTTGCGGGCAAGCAGGTCAGCGGACCGCTGGAGCACCTGACGCAGTCGCGCGGCGCCGTTGCAGGCCTGCGCGCCTTCATTGCCTTGTGGCGGCAGACGCTGGAGAGGACGAAATACCAGGCCGGTTGTCCAGTGCTTGCGGTGTCGGTCGAACAGTATGTCAACGATGCGACGGAGAAGGACGGCGAGCCGGACGAGGCTGCGCAACAGCGCCTGCTCGATCTGGCGAACGGCGTATTCGCCGACTGGCAGCGCATCATGTTCGCAGCGCTGGGGCGCGAGGGCGTAGCTCCCGCGCGCGCGCGGCGGCTGGCCGCGCTCGTCATTGCATCGACGGAAGGAACGGTCGCGATGTGCCGCGCCGCGCGCAGCGCCCAGCCACTCGATGACGTCAGGCAGGAGCTCGAACTGGTGCTTTCAAGCGCGCTGGACAAGTGA
- a CDS encoding ATP-binding protein produces MSKLTEHGACLLWKPELIWLNVVSDAMVAVAFFTTAFVLAFFVWRRHRELMFWGVFLIFAIFVAVCGVTSLLSIYTVWVPAYEIEAVAKAFLTLISVPITAALLLLLPRILVLPTRIQLANANAALEEEVRQRREAEAMVKRFEEKEATESKVRQAQKMEAIGQLTGGVAHDFNNILTVITGTIEILSDAVKDRPHLAQITDLINGAATRGAELTKHLLAFSRRQPLQPRNTDVNALIIDSAQLLRPTLGEHIEIESMLAHDSAPALIDPSQLSTAILNLALNARDAMPNGGKLTLETKNVALDENYARLNSEVRPGDYVMIAVSDTGEGIPGNLLEKVFEPFFTTKEAGKGSGLGLSMVYGFARQSNGHIKIYSEEDHGTTVKLYLPQATGGGPEEPAGETGGYAGEHGDQTILIVEDDPLVREYVLAQITRFGFHTLAAGNAAEALAIIDGPERIDLLFTDVMLPGGVNGRQLATEVVKRRPELKVLYTSGYAENALIHHGRLEAGVLLLPKPYVSADLARMLLTALAS; encoded by the coding sequence ATGTCGAAGCTCACCGAGCATGGCGCGTGCCTGCTGTGGAAGCCGGAATTGATCTGGCTGAATGTCGTTTCCGACGCGATGGTCGCCGTCGCCTTCTTTACGACGGCGTTCGTTCTCGCGTTCTTCGTGTGGCGACGCCACCGTGAGCTGATGTTCTGGGGCGTATTCCTGATATTCGCGATCTTCGTCGCGGTCTGCGGAGTGACCAGCCTGCTGTCGATCTACACCGTATGGGTGCCGGCCTATGAAATCGAGGCCGTGGCGAAAGCTTTCCTGACCCTGATCTCGGTCCCGATCACGGCAGCACTCCTGCTGCTGCTGCCGCGGATCCTGGTGCTGCCGACGCGCATTCAGCTTGCCAATGCCAATGCCGCGCTTGAGGAGGAGGTCAGGCAGCGCCGCGAGGCCGAGGCCATGGTCAAACGTTTTGAGGAGAAAGAGGCCACCGAATCCAAGGTCCGGCAGGCGCAGAAGATGGAAGCCATCGGCCAGCTCACCGGCGGCGTCGCGCACGACTTCAACAACATTCTGACTGTTATCACCGGAACCATCGAAATCCTGAGCGATGCCGTCAAGGATCGTCCGCATCTTGCCCAGATCACCGATCTGATCAACGGAGCCGCGACAAGGGGCGCTGAGCTGACGAAGCACTTGTTGGCCTTCTCCCGTCGACAGCCGCTGCAGCCGCGCAATACCGATGTCAACGCGTTGATCATCGATTCAGCGCAGCTGCTGCGGCCGACCCTCGGCGAGCACATCGAAATTGAATCGATGCTGGCGCACGATTCCGCGCCGGCTCTGATCGATCCCAGTCAGCTTTCGACCGCAATCCTGAACCTCGCCCTGAATGCGCGGGACGCCATGCCTAACGGCGGCAAGCTAACGTTGGAAACCAAGAACGTGGCGCTCGATGAGAACTACGCTCGCCTGAACAGCGAAGTCAGACCTGGCGACTACGTCATGATTGCCGTGAGCGACACCGGGGAAGGGATTCCGGGCAACCTGCTCGAAAAGGTGTTTGAGCCGTTCTTTACCACCAAGGAAGCCGGCAAGGGCTCGGGGCTCGGCCTCAGCATGGTGTACGGCTTCGCCAGACAGTCGAATGGACATATCAAGATCTACAGCGAAGAGGATCACGGCACGACCGTGAAGCTTTACCTGCCGCAGGCCACGGGCGGCGGCCCGGAGGAGCCCGCCGGCGAGACCGGCGGATATGCCGGAGAACATGGCGACCAGACGATCCTGATCGTCGAGGACGACCCGCTGGTCCGCGAATACGTCCTGGCGCAAATCACCCGCTTCGGATTCCACACGCTCGCCGCAGGCAATGCGGCCGAGGCGCTGGCCATCATCGATGGACCGGAACGCATCGACCTGCTGTTCACCGACGTCATGCTCCCCGGGGGAGTGAATGGCCGCCAGCTCGCGACCGAGGTCGTCAAAAGGCGGCCGGAGCTTAAAGTGCTTTATACCTCCGGTTATGCCGAGAATGCCCTCATCCATCATGGCCGTCTCGAGGCCGGTGTGCTGCTGCTGCCGAAGCCTTACGTCAGTGCCGATCTCGCGCGGATGCTTCTGACCGCGCTGGCATCGTGA
- a CDS encoding cupin domain-containing protein — MSVDIGGRLRFVRARHKLSQRELAKRSGVTNSTISLIESNQMNPSVGALKRILDGLPMGLAEFFAIEPERPRKAFYRSDELTEIGKQPISYRQVGDTMFGRSLQILKERYEPGSDTGRVPLTHDGEEGGIVVSGRLEVTVDDERRILDPGDAYYFESRRPHRFRCVGAKACEVISACTPPTF, encoded by the coding sequence ATGAGCGTCGATATCGGTGGGCGACTCCGCTTCGTTCGCGCCCGTCACAAGCTGTCGCAGCGTGAGCTCGCAAAACGCTCCGGCGTGACCAATTCGACGATCTCGCTGATCGAATCCAACCAGATGAACCCCTCCGTCGGTGCGCTCAAGCGCATCCTCGACGGGCTGCCGATGGGGCTCGCCGAATTCTTCGCGATCGAGCCGGAGCGGCCGCGCAAGGCGTTCTACCGCTCCGACGAACTAACCGAGATCGGCAAGCAACCGATTTCGTATCGCCAGGTCGGCGACACCATGTTCGGCCGGAGCCTACAGATCCTGAAAGAACGCTACGAGCCGGGCAGCGACACCGGCCGGGTGCCGCTGACCCATGACGGCGAGGAAGGCGGCATCGTGGTGAGCGGCCGGCTCGAGGTGACCGTCGACGACGAACGCCGTATCCTCGATCCCGGCGATGCCTATTATTTCGAAAGTCGCCGTCCGCACCGCTTTCGCTGCGTCGGCGCAAAAGCCTGCGAGGTGATCTCGGCCTGCACGCCGCCGACGTTCTGA
- a CDS encoding aspartate aminotransferase family protein: MTLHQKPNTLQTDSFWMPFTANRQFKKAPRLFASAEGMHYTTVDGRKVIDGSAGLWCVNAGHGRRQIAAAVERQLMNLDFAPSFNMGHPLAFDFAERLAEIAPKGLDRIFFTNSGSESVDTALKIALAYQRAIGQGTRTRLIGRERGYHGVGFGGMSVGGMVANRRAFATHLPGVDHIRHTHDLARNAFAKDQPEHGAELADDVERMVALHGADTIAAVIVEPVPGSTAVLPPPKGYLQRLRELCTKHGILLIFDEVITGFGRLGAPFAADYFGVTPDMMTTAKGITNGTVPCGAVFASRKIHDALMNGPEGTIELFHGYTYSAHPVACAAGLATLDIYKDEGLLTRGASLAEYWRDALHSLKGLPNVIDIRNVGLMGAIELSPRSDGVGARGYDVMVDCFNRGLYFRMSGDSFAMSPPLIVEKSHIDDMVSILGDAIKRVA; encoded by the coding sequence GTGACCCTTCATCAGAAGCCGAACACCCTGCAAACCGATTCGTTCTGGATGCCGTTCACGGCCAACCGGCAGTTCAAGAAAGCGCCGCGGCTGTTCGCTTCCGCCGAGGGCATGCACTACACGACGGTCGACGGCCGCAAGGTGATCGACGGCTCGGCCGGCCTCTGGTGCGTCAATGCCGGCCATGGCCGCCGCCAGATCGCCGCCGCCGTCGAGCGGCAGTTGATGAACCTCGACTTCGCGCCCTCGTTCAACATGGGCCATCCGCTGGCGTTCGATTTCGCCGAGCGGCTGGCCGAGATCGCGCCCAAAGGTCTCGATCGCATCTTCTTCACCAATTCGGGCTCGGAATCGGTCGACACTGCGCTGAAGATCGCGCTCGCCTATCAGCGCGCCATCGGACAGGGGACGCGGACGCGCCTGATCGGTCGCGAGCGCGGCTATCACGGCGTCGGCTTCGGCGGCATGTCGGTCGGCGGCATGGTGGCGAACCGCCGCGCCTTCGCGACCCATCTGCCCGGCGTCGACCACATCCGTCACACCCATGATCTCGCCCGCAACGCCTTTGCAAAGGATCAGCCGGAGCATGGCGCCGAACTCGCCGACGATGTTGAGCGGATGGTGGCGCTGCATGGCGCTGACACCATCGCCGCCGTCATTGTCGAACCGGTGCCGGGTTCGACCGCGGTGCTGCCGCCGCCGAAGGGCTATCTGCAGCGGCTGCGCGAGCTCTGCACCAAGCACGGCATCCTCTTGATCTTCGACGAGGTCATCACCGGCTTCGGCCGCCTCGGCGCGCCGTTCGCGGCTGACTATTTCGGCGTTACGCCTGATATGATGACGACGGCCAAGGGCATCACCAACGGCACCGTGCCCTGCGGCGCGGTGTTCGCCAGCCGCAAGATCCATGACGCGCTGATGAACGGCCCCGAGGGCACGATCGAGCTGTTCCACGGCTACACTTATTCCGCGCATCCGGTCGCCTGCGCGGCGGGCCTTGCGACGCTTGACATCTACAAGGATGAGGGGCTGCTCACGCGTGGAGCGTCACTGGCTGAATATTGGCGCGATGCGCTGCATTCGCTCAAGGGCCTGCCGAACGTCATCGACATCCGCAATGTCGGCCTGATGGGCGCAATCGAGCTGTCGCCGCGCAGCGACGGCGTCGGCGCCCGCGGTTATGACGTGATGGTGGATTGCTTCAATCGCGGGCTTTATTTCCGCATGAGCGGCGACTCCTTCGCGATGTCGCCGCCCTTGATTGTCGAGAAAAGCCATATCGACGACATGGTCTCGATCCTCGGCGACGCCATCAAGCGCGTGGCCTGA
- a CDS encoding D-amino acid dehydrogenase translates to MKVIVLGSGVIGVTTAYYLARAGHEVTVVDRQSEPAQETSFANAGEVSPGYSSPWAGPGVPVKAIKWLLMRHGPLVIWPKLDPVMWIWGMKMLRNCTAERYAVNKRRMIPIAEYSRDSLRALRAEIGIKYDERSRGTLQLFRKQKQLDGTGGDIAVLKQYGVPYEVLDREGCIGAEPALAAVKERFVGGLRLPQDETGDCHMFTQALAKEAAKLGVQFRFNTSIDRVVADGDRITGVVTSAGLLQADAYVAALGSWTPRLLKPIGIPVPVYPVKGYSITVPVIDDDGAPVSTVMDESYKVAITRLGDRIRVGGTAEISGYSNRLDAARRATLDHSLTDMFPRGGDLGKATFWSGLRPMTPDGPPVIGATRYSNLHLNTGHGTLGWTMACGSGRVLADLMSGRKPEIDVSELTVSRYDHRFG, encoded by the coding sequence GTGAAAGTCATCGTTCTCGGCAGTGGCGTCATCGGCGTCACGACAGCCTATTATCTGGCACGCGCCGGCCATGAGGTAACGGTCGTCGACCGCCAGTCCGAGCCCGCGCAGGAAACCTCTTTCGCCAATGCCGGCGAAGTCTCGCCCGGCTATTCCTCGCCCTGGGCCGGCCCCGGCGTGCCGGTGAAAGCCATCAAATGGCTGTTGATGCGGCACGGGCCGCTGGTGATCTGGCCCAAGCTCGATCCCGTGATGTGGATCTGGGGCATGAAGATGCTGCGCAACTGCACGGCAGAGCGCTACGCCGTCAACAAGCGTCGGATGATCCCGATCGCCGAATACAGCCGCGATTCCTTGCGCGCGCTGCGCGCCGAGATCGGTATCAAATATGACGAGCGCAGCCGCGGCACGCTGCAGCTTTTCCGCAAGCAGAAGCAGCTCGACGGTACCGGCGGCGATATCGCGGTGCTCAAGCAATATGGTGTTCCTTACGAGGTGCTCGATCGCGAAGGCTGCATCGGTGCGGAGCCGGCGCTGGCGGCGGTGAAGGAAAGATTCGTCGGCGGACTGCGGCTGCCGCAGGACGAGACCGGCGATTGCCATATGTTTACGCAGGCGCTCGCCAAGGAAGCAGCAAAGCTCGGCGTGCAGTTCAGGTTCAATACCAGCATCGATCGCGTGGTCGCGGACGGCGACAGGATCACGGGCGTCGTCACCAGCGCCGGGCTGTTGCAGGCCGATGCCTACGTCGCTGCGCTCGGTAGCTGGACGCCGCGGTTGCTCAAGCCCATCGGTATTCCGGTTCCTGTCTATCCTGTGAAGGGCTATTCGATCACGGTCCCGGTCATCGATGACGACGGCGCGCCTGTATCCACCGTGATGGACGAAAGCTACAAGGTCGCGATCACGCGGCTCGGCGACCGCATCCGCGTCGGCGGCACCGCGGAAATCTCAGGCTATTCGAACCGGCTCGATGCGGCGCGGCGCGCGACGCTCGATCATTCCCTCACCGACATGTTTCCGCGCGGCGGTGACCTCGGCAAGGCGACGTTCTGGAGCGGCCTGCGCCCGATGACGCCGGACGGGCCGCCGGTCATCGGCGCCACGCGCTACAGCAATTTGCATCTCAACACCGGCCACGGCACGCTTGGCTGGACCATGGCCTGTGGCTCGGGGAGGGTGCTGGCGGACCTGATGTCGGGGCGGAAGCCTGAGATCGACGTGAGCGAACTCACGGTGAGCCGCTACGATCACCGGTTTGGGTGA
- a CDS encoding molybdopterin guanine dinucleotide-containing S/N-oxide reductase produces MDQAREDWSPHSAHWGAFSARWNGATLDIRPYEEDPAPSSILQNFTTAMRHKARILRPMVRKAWLDRSARSERTFDQKFVACPWDEVLDLLANELSRIRTEYGAAAVYGGSYGWSSAGRFHHAQSQVHRFLNMAFGGYVRSVNSYSAGASAVILPHVLGGYEDVSRRNVTWDQVAEHTDTVLAFGGMALKNSDVASGGISRHIERDAMQKAARRGAVFYGIAPLRDDLPEEAGARWLPIRVGTDVALMLALAHTLLVENLWDSAFVARYCTGFDIFERYLLGRDDNTPKDAAWAAGITGIPAATIVDLARRLPRGRTLITVSHSLQRAQYGEQPVWMGAVLAAMLGQIGLPGGGYNYALGALGHTGRRFNAVPIPTLSQGKNGTSEFIPVARVADMLLNPGESFEYNGRSMRYPDIKLVYWAGGNPFHHHQDINRLRRAFNVPQTIVVHESAWTPMAKFADIVLPATMTLERDDIGAAGTDPRLIAMRRAMDPVGEARDDFDIFAALSRRLGVEQAFTEGRDTRQWLAHLYEPTRKALAEAGCDAPDFEEFWERGELALPSAPDDGGFLRAFRNDPLNNKLPTPSGKIEIYSKAIAGFGYDDCPPHPAWLPSTEPPDARRPLMLIANQPATRLHSQLDFGAYSQSKKIAGREPVRLNPVDAARRGIADGDIVRLFNDRGACLAAAAITDDVMPGVVQLSTGAWYDPEPGAAEHPLCVHGNPNVLTRDIGTSRIAQGCCGQVTVVECEKYTGALPAIHAFDPPEQD; encoded by the coding sequence ATGGATCAAGCCCGTGAGGATTGGAGCCCGCACAGCGCACATTGGGGCGCATTTTCCGCGCGATGGAACGGCGCGACGCTGGATATCAGGCCTTACGAGGAGGATCCTGCGCCCTCCTCGATTTTACAGAACTTCACCACCGCGATGCGCCACAAGGCCCGCATTCTGCGGCCGATGGTCCGCAAGGCATGGCTGGACCGGAGCGCACGCAGCGAGCGCACCTTCGACCAGAAATTCGTCGCGTGCCCCTGGGATGAAGTTCTCGATTTGCTTGCGAATGAATTATCGCGGATCCGAACCGAATATGGCGCCGCCGCGGTCTACGGCGGCTCCTATGGCTGGTCCAGCGCCGGACGTTTCCATCACGCGCAGAGCCAGGTTCATCGCTTTCTGAACATGGCATTCGGCGGCTATGTGCGTTCGGTGAACAGCTACAGCGCCGGCGCCTCGGCCGTGATCCTGCCTCATGTCCTCGGCGGCTACGAAGACGTCTCGCGCCGAAACGTAACGTGGGATCAGGTCGCCGAGCATACCGATACGGTGCTGGCCTTCGGCGGCATGGCGCTGAAGAACTCGGACGTCGCCAGCGGCGGCATCAGCCGCCACATCGAGCGCGACGCGATGCAAAAGGCCGCGCGCCGCGGCGCGGTCTTCTATGGCATCGCGCCGTTGCGCGATGACCTGCCGGAAGAAGCCGGCGCCCGGTGGCTTCCGATCAGGGTCGGCACCGACGTGGCGCTGATGCTGGCGCTCGCGCATACGCTGCTCGTCGAAAACCTGTGGGACAGCGCCTTTGTCGCGCGCTATTGCACCGGCTTCGACATCTTCGAACGCTATCTGCTCGGCCGCGACGACAATACGCCAAAGGACGCGGCATGGGCGGCCGGCATCACCGGCATTCCTGCCGCCACCATCGTCGACCTCGCCCGCCGGCTGCCGCGCGGGCGCACTCTGATCACGGTCTCGCATTCGCTGCAGCGGGCGCAATATGGCGAGCAGCCGGTGTGGATGGGCGCGGTGCTCGCGGCCATGCTCGGCCAGATCGGCCTGCCCGGCGGCGGATATAATTACGCGCTCGGTGCGCTCGGCCACACCGGCCGCCGCTTCAACGCGGTTCCGATTCCGACGCTGTCGCAAGGCAAGAACGGCACCAGCGAATTCATCCCGGTCGCGCGCGTTGCCGACATGCTCCTCAATCCGGGCGAGAGCTTCGAATACAACGGCCGGTCGATGCGGTATCCCGACATCAAGCTGGTCTATTGGGCGGGCGGCAACCCTTTCCATCATCACCAGGACATCAACCGGCTGCGGCGCGCCTTCAATGTTCCGCAAACCATCGTCGTGCACGAGAGCGCCTGGACGCCGATGGCGAAGTTTGCCGACATCGTGCTGCCGGCGACGATGACGCTGGAGCGCGACGACATCGGCGCCGCGGGCACCGATCCAAGGCTGATCGCAATGCGCAGGGCCATGGACCCGGTCGGCGAAGCGCGCGACGATTTCGATATTTTTGCCGCGCTGTCGCGGCGATTAGGCGTTGAACAGGCCTTTACGGAAGGACGCGACACCAGGCAATGGCTGGCGCATCTTTACGAGCCGACGCGGAAGGCGCTTGCCGAGGCCGGCTGCGATGCGCCTGATTTCGAAGAGTTCTGGGAGCGCGGCGAACTCGCGCTGCCGTCGGCCCCCGATGACGGCGGCTTTCTGCGCGCCTTCCGCAACGATCCCCTCAACAACAAGCTGCCGACGCCAAGCGGCAAGATCGAGATCTATTCGAAAGCCATCGCGGGCTTCGGTTACGACGATTGCCCTCCCCACCCGGCCTGGCTGCCCTCGACCGAACCGCCGGATGCACGCCGCCCGTTGATGCTGATCGCCAATCAACCGGCGACGAGGCTGCACAGCCAGCTCGACTTCGGCGCCTACAGCCAGTCGAAGAAAATTGCCGGCCGCGAACCCGTCCGTCTCAACCCCGTTGATGCGGCGCGCCGCGGTATCGCCGACGGCGACATCGTCCGCCTGTTCAATGATCGGGGCGCCTGCCTCGCTGCCGCCGCTATTACAGACGACGTCATGCCCGGCGTGGTGCAATTGTCCACCGGCGCCTGGTACGATCCGGAGCCAGGTGCGGCCGAACATCCGCTCTGCGTCCACGGCAATCCGAACGTGCTCACCCGCGACATCGGCACATCGCGGATCGCGCAAGGCTGCTGCGGTCAGGTGACGGTGGTCGAGTGCGAGAAATATACGGGAGCGCTGCCTGCCATCCACGCCTTTGATCCTCCCGAACAGGATTGA
- a CDS encoding cupin domain-containing protein has product MSGGKRIKKPAPKAKARATAKAARKPKAKAAARPAEPAMDLAVGRRIRDLRREHKLSLETIAARTDLSIGFLSQIERGLSSPSLRVLATLADVLGVGIAALFGSRPSDDAASGGVVTRQLQRAELKLWRTGISKQLLSPAGTENRLNLFLVHLEPGGNTGDELYTHDGEEAGLVLEGEMTLTVDAETWSLKTGDSFRFASRRPHRFSNPAEDAKAVVLWVNCITAAS; this is encoded by the coding sequence GTGAGCGGTGGCAAGAGAATTAAAAAGCCGGCGCCCAAGGCCAAGGCAAGGGCCACGGCAAAGGCGGCGCGCAAGCCGAAGGCGAAGGCTGCCGCAAGGCCGGCCGAACCGGCGATGGACCTCGCCGTCGGCCGGCGCATTCGCGACCTGCGCCGTGAACACAAACTGTCGCTGGAGACGATCGCCGCGCGCACCGATCTGTCGATCGGCTTCCTCAGCCAGATCGAGCGCGGCCTGTCGTCGCCTTCGCTGCGCGTGCTCGCAACGCTGGCCGACGTGCTCGGCGTCGGCATCGCCGCGCTGTTCGGCTCGCGGCCCAGCGACGATGCGGCTTCAGGCGGCGTGGTGACGCGCCAGTTGCAGCGCGCCGAACTGAAATTGTGGCGCACCGGCATTTCCAAACAATTGCTGAGCCCGGCGGGAACGGAGAACCGCCTGAATCTGTTTCTCGTGCACCTGGAACCCGGCGGCAACACCGGCGACGAACTCTACACCCATGACGGCGAAGAGGCTGGTCTGGTACTGGAAGGCGAGATGACGCTGACCGTGGATGCCGAGACCTGGTCGCTCAAGACGGGCGACAGTTTTCGCTTCGCCAGCCGCCGCCCTCACCGCTTTTCAAATCCGGCGGAAGATGCGAAAGCGGTCGTGCTGTGGGTGAACTGCATAACGGCGGCGTCATGA
- a CDS encoding ABC transporter substrate-binding protein → MALKRLVQAAMAAVVLTAAMPASAQKVLKVGSTPTGVPFTFLDTKTNSIQGIMVDLITEIGKDAGFQVQIEPMQFSTLIASLTSNKIDIISAAMFVTPARKEVIDFSEPFYSYGEGLLVPKSDTRTYAKQDDLKGEVVGAQVGTAFVDALKKSGLFSEVKAYDTIPDILRDVNAGRLKAGFADYPILAYNLKQGGFPEARIVESYKPATIGSVGIGVRKGDTELLAKINTSLAKLKANGTVEKILEKWGLKAQGT, encoded by the coding sequence ATGGCTCTCAAACGTCTCGTCCAGGCCGCGATGGCGGCTGTTGTTCTGACCGCCGCGATGCCGGCATCCGCGCAAAAGGTGCTGAAAGTGGGCTCGACGCCGACCGGCGTGCCCTTCACCTTCCTCGACACCAAGACCAACAGCATTCAGGGCATCATGGTCGATCTCATCACCGAGATCGGCAAGGACGCCGGCTTCCAGGTCCAGATAGAGCCGATGCAGTTCTCGACGCTGATCGCCTCGCTCACCTCGAACAAGATCGACATCATCTCGGCGGCGATGTTCGTTACGCCAGCACGCAAGGAAGTGATCGATTTCTCCGAACCGTTCTACAGCTATGGCGAGGGACTTCTGGTGCCGAAGAGCGACACCAGGACCTATGCCAAGCAGGACGATCTGAAGGGCGAGGTGGTCGGTGCGCAGGTCGGAACGGCGTTCGTCGATGCGCTGAAGAAGTCCGGACTGTTCAGCGAGGTGAAGGCCTACGACACGATCCCGGATATTCTGCGCGATGTGAACGCCGGACGATTGAAAGCAGGCTTCGCCGATTACCCGATCCTCGCCTATAATCTGAAGCAGGGCGGTTTTCCCGAGGCGCGCATCGTCGAGAGCTACAAGCCTGCGACGATCGGCTCGGTCGGCATCGGCGTGCGCAAGGGCGATACGGAGCTGCTGGCCAAGATCAATACCTCGCTGGCGAAGCTGAAGGCGAACGGCACGGTGGAAAAGATCCTCGAGAAATGGGGCCTGAAGGCGCAGGGGACCTGA